One region of Eupeodes corollae chromosome 1, idEupCoro1.1, whole genome shotgun sequence genomic DNA includes:
- the LOC129941385 gene encoding F-box only protein 32, with the protein MPFISKDWRSPGEAWVKTDEGWEKLKVLECGKRTRHPSTSDDEDNETIPPHCHITIRCTREIAGFNGLGEVVRRLDFRSSVRDRRRFHYICALLRLLVAHKGIANLSGSAQKLLLQMVEEVASHVNDSQQHFNVLRGLTTQLQQIVNQENQKCWGKPLGSMNLWQEHVETIKRIESLTSQIEIKEPGPEIRPKLHDLPEECIREIILRIADHKDLEATSSAWTLMAALVSEQRVWRELTRFHFNQNQINTVLDMNKFKLQPGKKDWKKIYHQLRRTYGVNDDYQFAEVLSLCRYCCCLFWPSDGHPCIVDQCPEFKQRLEEAGGQLEVSQPVLPSQFLKFFSL; encoded by the exons ACATCCTTCAACATCTGATGACGAAGATAACGAAACAATACCGCCACACTGCCACATCACAATACGATGTACTCGTGAAATAGCCGGATTCAATGGACTTGGTGAAGTTGTCCGACGTTTAGATTTTCGAAGTTCTGTACGAGATCGTAGACGATTCCATTATATATGTGCTTTACTTAGATTACTTGTTGCTCATAAGGGTATTGCTAATTTATCAGGCAGTgctcaaaaattacttttacaaATGGTTGAAGAAGTTGCATCACATG tAAATGATAGTCAACAACATTTTAACGTCCTTCGTGGTTTAACAACTCAATTGCAGCAAATTGTTAatcaagaaaatcaaaaatgctGGGGTAAACCATTAGGAAGTATGAATTTATGGCAAGAACATGTGGAGACAATAAAACGAATTGAATCGTTAActagtcaaattgaaattaaagag CCTGGTCCAGAAATACGTCCAAAACTACACGACTTACCTGAAGAATGTATtagagaaattattttaagaattgctGATCATAAGGACTTGGAA GCAACTTCCAGTGCATGGACCCTCATGGCAGCCTTAGTTTCCGAGCAACGTGTTTGGCGAGAATTAACTCGTTttcattttaatcaaaatcaaataaacactGTCCTAgatatgaataaatttaaactacAGCCTGGTAAAAAAGACTGGAAAAAGATCTATCATCAATTACGTCGAACTTATGGCGTCAATGATGATTATCAATTTGCTGAAGTTCTATCCTTGTGTCGCTATTGTTGTTGCCTCTTTTGGCCATCAGATGGCCATCCATGTATTGTTGATCAGTGTCCAGAATTTAAGCAGCGCCTTGAAGAAGCTGGTGGCCAATTGGAGGTATCACAGCCAGTATTGCCATCACAGTTTCTCAAATTTTTCTCtttgtaa